Below is a genomic region from Vitis riparia cultivar Riparia Gloire de Montpellier isolate 1030 chromosome 16, EGFV_Vit.rip_1.0, whole genome shotgun sequence.
CCGACCCCGATTCAATACCATTCCGGTCTAATTGGTCGGACCGGACCGGAACTGTGATCGGTCGACAGTCGGACCAAAACCGTGACCGGTCAACGGTCGGATCGGCCGATCCGgtctgatttttaaaaccatgataaAAACtcgaaatacttttaaaaatcatgataGACCCCTTAGTCCAACTAGTTGGGCTTACAATCAGATTCCTTTCTCGTTCAGGATAAAGTTTAGTTCTATTCAAACGTTAACTTGGTCATGAGTTAGCCTAATGAATTAACttgggaaattttttaattgaaaataattagttttatatttagttatttttattattattatgaaattaaaagcatttttgttttctaatatatatatatatatatgctttgtTGTGGTTTTACATTGATGGTGACCCGGCCGGCCAAATgtgaagtggaaaaaaaaaatcaaagattttGGGTCGTTGATTGTGACACCAATGCATAGACAAGTCAAATGGCAAGAAAGTTGATCTCTAAGCTGGCTTAGCCCATTGGGGTTTAATTTTGTCTTCTGAAACTTGTGGATGCCCCAAACCAAAGCAACTTCTCTCTCTGCATCTGAATTTATGATGCTGAGACAAGCAAAACTTGTGGGAGTAGGCCTCATAACACTCCTCCATGTccgttttctttcattttgcgCTGCTAGTGAAAATCAGCCCTGCAGGCCCTCTTCTTGTGGAGATATTCAAAACATCAGCAACCCATTTCGATTAAAAGGTGACCCGCTTGGCTGTGGTCATCCTGATCCTCCATACGAATTGGTTTGTGAAAACAACTGTACAATCTTATATGGGAAATACCATGTTGCGGAGATCAACTACCATAACTATACCATCAGAGTTGTAGTTGCTGGGCTAGAGAAGAGCAACTGTTTCTCCCTTCCTCTCTATTCCTTGACAATAGGCCATCTAGATAGATATAAATATCCTGATGAACTGGATACTGTAGTTTTGATGAACTGCGCAAGACCAATCTTTGATCATAACTACATTCCTGTTGTTCCCTGCAACCGCACCAATGCTACTTTCTCTTCCTCACAACCATATGTTTATGCGCTAGTTGGAGGCTCCAAGCAGGTGAGAGATCTTCCGTATTCGTGCACCATTGGCATGACTGTTGTTACTGGCAATTTGAAGGCTGTTTCAGAGCCCAGCAATCTTTCAAGCTCAGATTTGCAAGAAAAACTGCTTATGGGGCTCCAGCTTTCATTTTTGAGCTTCCGCTGCCATGAATGCAAAGTGAAAGGCAGATGGTGTATGCCAAATTTCAGCAACAACACTATACAATGCCATGATCATGATGGAAGAAACTGTGAGtgctgaaaattttcaaatcaaatggcTGATGAACactaatatcaattttaaaacaaaaaagaaaaaaataataattggaaATCCAACCATACATTGCAATTATAAGTAATTAGGATTACTAAACACAATCTTATGTTTGCTAAGGGTCTTCAATTTCTATAACTAATTTCAGTTGCTTGATTTAATCATGCAGGGCTTAATAAGTTGAAAAATGTACTGGTGCCAGTGATTGCGTTTTTTAGTAAGGCCTTTCGGAGTTTCTTTTATCGTCTTTCATTTTTAGCTTTTGACAACTtccatttatttctttcttcttatatctttcccattttgaattttttatcttctcttGTTAACAGTTAATACAATTAGAAGTCCCTATACAACCCAAAGGTAATCCTTAATAGTTCCAattatcttctttcttttttgctgTAAGTGAAGTGTTGTTTCACACTAGGCTTCGTCTGTAAATGTAGACtgcataattatttttcctttctggtAATAATGCTTTCCATCCTCTATAGCTAAAAGTACTGCTAATTATTGGTTTTAATCATTCAGGACGTAAAGATACTATTGAACGCTCTGGGTATTCTGGGACTGTTGGAATTGGTATGGCTTTGATAGTTCCTTCCGTTATCTTCCATGATTTACAAATTGAACTTTGCATCatcattcttcttattttcaatgttgtttcttctttttctctaataATAGCAATCCCTTTTTAATTTGCCTTATTTCTAATTTAGCTTATGTTTTCTCTCTTATCAGGTGCCTGGTTTCTTGAAAAGACTGGTAATACTTCCAAGTTCCAATTCTTACTTTGTTGTAGAATGAACATGATcagtattttatttatcatctgAATAATTCTTGCTTCCAAGATTGCAGATTGCAAAATTCTTTTGCTTGAATAGAGGGTTTCTCTTTGTTCGGTTTATCAAAGTTggatttgaattgaaatttcagttctatgagattcaaaattttactttttccatGGAATtatctttttgaatttgaaagaatttCATTTAATCCAAGTCCATGGAATATAATGAATTCAAGAtactaaaaattgaaattttttgcaAGCAAATGCATCTAATTTCCTCTCCCATTGAAACAAAtgtatttgtttgatttgataACTAAATGCCTACGATTATAAActctaaaatattcatttttttttttcatgttgatCTATTAGTCATGATAATCATCGGAGGACGCTTCATACTCGGGACATCTTGTCTTTTGGGCTATTTAATCTACAAGTTTCAACGGAGACATTTATCATTAGATGATGATATTGAAGAGTTTcttcaaaatcacaaaaatctCCAACCCATCAGGTActcatattcacatttaaagaaGGTAACCGATAATTTCAAGAATAAGTTAGGCCAAGGAGGCTTTGGCTCTGTGTACAAAGGAATACTTCAGAGTGGCCGCATTGTAGCAGTAAAAGTATTGGTCATGTCAAAAGCTCATGGACAAGATTTTATCAATGAAATCACAACAATTGGAAGGATTCACCATGTCAATATAGTACAACTTGTTGGATTTTGCGTAGAAGGGTCAAAATGGGCTCTTATATATGACTTTATGCCAAATGGGTCACTTGATAAGTTTATCTTccttaaaggagaaaaaaacatTCCTTTAAGTTGGGACAGATTGTACAAAATTGCATTTGGAGTAGGGCATGGGATTAAATACTTACATCAAGGGTGTGACATGCAAATTCTACATTTCGATATCAAA
It encodes:
- the LOC117933219 gene encoding rust resistance kinase Lr10-like translates to MLRQAKLVGVGLITLLHVRFLSFCAASENQPCRPSSCGDIQNISNPFRLKGDPLGCGHPDPPYELVCENNCTILYGKYHVAEINYHNYTIRVVVAGLEKSNCFSLPLYSLTIGHLDRYKYPDELDTVVLMNCARPIFDHNYIPVVPCNRTNATFSSSQPYVYALVGGSKQVRDLPYSCTIGMTVVTGNLKAVSEPSNLSSSDLQEKLLMGLQLSFLSFRCHECKVKGRWCMPNFSNNTIQCHDHDGRNWLNKLKNVLVPLIQLEVPIQPKGRKDTIERSGYSGTVGIVMIIIGGRFILGTSCLLGYLIYKFQRRHLSLDDDIEEFLQNHKNLQPIRYSYSHLKKVTDNFKNKLGQGGFGSVYKGILQSGRIVAVKVLVMSKAHGQDFINEITTIGRIHHVNIVQLVGFCVEGSKWALIYDFMPNGSLDKFIFLKGEKNIPLSWDRLYKIAFGVGHGIKYLHQGCDMQILHFDIKPHNILLDEDFTPKVSDFGLAKLYSTNESVVSLTAARGTLGYIALELFYKNIVHVSYKADVYSFGMLLMEMVGKQRHFSGYEEEYLSELFFPSWIYDRIEQTQDMGMGDVTKDEKKYIWKMVIVALWCVQMRPMDHPSMSKALDMLEGDVELLQLPPKPTLYSHEISALDRENNPIGVPISSHNASITISLDGR